In Ancalomicrobiaceae bacterium S20, the following proteins share a genomic window:
- a CDS encoding MBL fold metallo-hydrolase — protein sequence MDRRTMMKATIAAAAAPGIAAAAATGASPAAAAPAPTGQVTGAYKMKLGDFTVAAVTDGIFRLPLKEGFITNAKLDDVQKAMEEVFLPKDTLPIPFTPLLVDTGSKKILIDTGYGEMGPPTAGQLAGNLAAAGIDPKAIDMVIISHFHGDHIQGLRSKAGELVFPNAEIAVPAAEWDYWMDDAKMAAAPEGLKANFQGVRRVFGPNAKDIKRYDAGKEITTGIQAVAAYGHTPGHTTLAIQSGDARLLYLADVTNNPLLLARNPDWSPAFDQDAAAARATRHKMLDMAAQERALVAGYHYPFPAHGHILKTAKGYDFVPAMWNPAL from the coding sequence ATGGATCGTCGCACGATGATGAAAGCCACCATCGCCGCCGCTGCCGCGCCCGGCATCGCCGCGGCCGCCGCCACCGGCGCGAGCCCGGCCGCCGCCGCGCCCGCGCCGACCGGTCAGGTCACCGGCGCTTACAAGATGAAGCTCGGCGACTTCACCGTCGCCGCCGTCACGGACGGCATCTTCCGCCTGCCGCTCAAGGAAGGCTTCATCACCAACGCCAAGCTCGACGACGTGCAGAAGGCGATGGAGGAGGTGTTCCTGCCGAAGGACACGCTGCCGATCCCGTTCACGCCGCTCCTCGTCGACACCGGCTCGAAGAAGATCCTGATCGACACCGGCTACGGCGAGATGGGTCCGCCGACCGCCGGCCAGCTCGCCGGCAACCTCGCCGCCGCGGGCATCGATCCCAAGGCGATCGACATGGTGATCATCAGCCATTTCCACGGCGACCACATCCAGGGCCTGCGTTCGAAGGCGGGCGAGCTCGTGTTCCCGAACGCCGAGATCGCCGTGCCGGCGGCGGAATGGGACTACTGGATGGACGACGCCAAGATGGCGGCGGCGCCGGAAGGCCTGAAGGCCAACTTCCAGGGCGTGCGCCGCGTGTTCGGGCCGAACGCCAAGGACATCAAGCGCTATGACGCCGGCAAGGAGATCACCACCGGCATCCAGGCGGTCGCGGCCTATGGCCATACGCCGGGCCATACCACGCTGGCGATCCAGTCCGGCGACGCGCGGCTGCTCTATCTCGCCGACGTCACCAACAATCCGCTGCTGCTCGCCCGCAATCCCGACTGGTCGCCGGCCTTCGACCAGGACGCCGCCGCCGCACGCGCGACCCGGCACAAGATGCTCGACATGGCGGCCCAGGAACGCGCGCTCGTCGCCGGCTATCACTACCCGTTCCCGGCGCACGGCCACATTCTGAAGACCGCCAAGGGCTACGATTTCGTGCCGGCCATGTGGAACCCGGCGCTCTGA
- a CDS encoding formyltransferase family protein: MFERIVLLCGETEFPYLVVDFTRRDPSLVIERVDDTAGLERLAGEDLAGTRLVGFCASLVVPAAILDRVGYGAFNIHPGPPEYPGWMPSAFALYQGTQRFGATGHVMIAPVDAGPIVAVERFDVPPGTTREALDTEAFGAAVRVFRFMVDRLVRPEPAFVPLGIAWGPRKSTRRAYAEACRLTLDMPADEIDRRVAAFGDGDGFSRPNILLHGHRFELPAPQRD, translated from the coding sequence GTGTTCGAACGCATCGTGCTTCTCTGCGGTGAAACCGAGTTCCCCTATCTCGTCGTCGACTTCACGCGCCGCGATCCCTCGCTGGTGATCGAACGAGTCGATGACACGGCCGGGCTCGAGCGGCTCGCCGGCGAAGATCTCGCCGGCACCCGGCTGGTCGGCTTCTGCGCCAGCCTCGTCGTGCCGGCGGCGATTCTCGACCGCGTGGGCTACGGCGCCTTCAACATTCATCCCGGTCCGCCGGAATATCCGGGCTGGATGCCCTCGGCCTTCGCGCTCTATCAGGGCACGCAACGGTTCGGCGCCACCGGTCACGTCATGATCGCTCCGGTCGATGCCGGGCCGATCGTTGCGGTCGAGCGCTTCGACGTACCGCCCGGCACCACGCGCGAGGCGCTGGACACCGAAGCCTTCGGCGCGGCGGTGCGGGTGTTCCGGTTCATGGTCGATCGGCTGGTTCGGCCTGAACCCGCCTTCGTGCCGCTCGGGATCGCGTGGGGGCCGCGCAAGTCGACGAGGCGGGCCTACGCCGAGGCCTGCCGACTCACCCTGGACATGCCCGCCGACGAGATCGACCGCCGCGTCGCGGCCTTCGGCGACGGCGACGGCTTCTCGCGGCCGAACATCCTGTTGCACGGTCACAGGTTCGAGCTGCCGGCACCGCAGCGCGACTGA
- a CDS encoding polyamine ABC transporter substrate-binding protein: MTRSVLSRLSLALAAGIAVVGVSIGAAGAQDRAKTVRVWNWPDYMDKSALADFEKETGFKLEYDDTMPGNEELETAILGGKIEYDVVVPTATFLSRDVKAKAYQPLDKSKIPNLKNYWPEIAAKVTKYDPDNKYSINWMWGTVGIGYNVKKIKERLKDAPVDSWKLVYDPDNAKKLKDCGILMLDSPEDILPSILAYLGIDPDTRKIEDYRKATDHLRKIAPFVRKFQTQGYIEALAQGDYCAVVGYSGDIIQARAGAKDGVEIAYSVPKEGAQLWFDQMAIPAAAKNVDGAHAFINYVLKPEVHAAASNLTRYANGNIAAKPLIKEEITKDPTIYPDEAMMKHLFTVTTLDDKLQPQVTRLWTQAKRGK, encoded by the coding sequence ATGACGCGTTCGGTTCTGTCCCGTCTCTCCCTCGCCCTCGCCGCCGGCATCGCCGTCGTCGGCGTCTCGATCGGCGCCGCCGGCGCCCAGGATCGCGCCAAGACCGTGCGCGTCTGGAACTGGCCGGACTATATGGACAAGTCGGCGCTGGCCGACTTCGAGAAGGAGACCGGCTTCAAGCTCGAGTACGACGACACCATGCCGGGCAACGAGGAACTGGAGACCGCGATCCTCGGCGGCAAGATCGAATATGACGTCGTCGTGCCGACCGCGACCTTCCTGTCGCGCGACGTCAAGGCCAAGGCCTATCAGCCGCTCGACAAGTCGAAGATCCCGAACCTGAAGAACTATTGGCCCGAGATCGCCGCCAAGGTCACGAAGTACGATCCCGACAACAAGTACTCCATCAACTGGATGTGGGGCACGGTCGGCATCGGCTACAACGTCAAGAAGATCAAGGAGCGGCTGAAGGACGCGCCGGTCGACAGCTGGAAGCTGGTCTACGATCCGGACAATGCCAAGAAGCTCAAGGATTGCGGCATCCTGATGCTCGATTCGCCGGAGGACATCCTGCCGTCGATCCTGGCCTATCTCGGCATCGATCCGGACACGCGCAAGATCGAGGACTACCGCAAGGCGACCGATCACCTGAGGAAGATCGCGCCCTTCGTCCGCAAGTTCCAGACCCAGGGCTACATCGAGGCGCTGGCGCAGGGCGATTATTGCGCCGTGGTCGGCTATTCGGGCGACATCATCCAGGCCCGCGCCGGCGCCAAGGACGGCGTCGAGATCGCCTATTCGGTGCCGAAGGAAGGCGCGCAGCTCTGGTTCGACCAGATGGCGATCCCGGCCGCGGCCAAGAACGTCGACGGCGCGCATGCCTTCATCAACTACGTGCTGAAGCCGGAGGTGCATGCCGCCGCCTCCAACCTGACGCGCTACGCCAACGGCAACATCGCCGCCAAGCCGCTGATCAAGGAAGAGATCACCAAGGATCCGACGATCTATCCGGACGAGGCGATGATGAAGCACCTGTTCACGGTCACCACGCTCGACGACAAGCTGCAGCCGCAGGTGACCCGCCTGTGGACGCAGGCCAAGCGCGGCAAGTGA
- a CDS encoding ABC transporter ATP-binding protein: protein MTETAIGSVRRTFAPWADPSAKPLIRFENVTKRFGHFVAIDNLTLDIYEREFFALLGPSGCGKTTLMRMLAGFETPNTGRILLAGEDIARLPPWKRPVNMMFQSYALFPHLTVEANIAFGLKQDGMPKADIQARVAEMLKLVRLEALAKRKPDQLSGGQRQRVALARALAKRPKVLLLDEPLGALDKKLREATQFELMDLQVELGMTFLIVTHDQEEAMTLADRIAVMDQGRVVQVDTPGMIYEEPNTRYVADFVGDINIFDGKVAGIEGDWVRVGIEGRDLPLLVRSNRACTVGQAVSIAVRPEKTRISRTEPLGQPNVIPATVWDIAYLGDWTDYVARTADKRRIKASTANVTRTVDTPLTWEDPVFVSFAPDGAVLLTG from the coding sequence ATGACGGAAACCGCCATCGGATCGGTTCGACGAACATTTGCCCCGTGGGCGGATCCGTCCGCCAAACCCTTGATCCGCTTCGAGAACGTGACGAAGCGCTTCGGCCATTTCGTGGCGATCGACAATCTGACGCTCGATATCTACGAGCGCGAGTTCTTCGCGCTGCTCGGGCCGTCGGGCTGCGGCAAGACCACCTTGATGCGCATGCTGGCGGGCTTCGAGACGCCCAACACCGGCCGCATCCTGCTCGCCGGCGAGGACATCGCCCGGCTGCCGCCGTGGAAGCGGCCGGTCAACATGATGTTCCAGTCCTATGCGCTGTTCCCGCATCTGACCGTCGAGGCGAACATCGCCTTCGGGCTGAAGCAGGACGGCATGCCGAAGGCGGACATCCAGGCGCGCGTCGCCGAGATGCTGAAGCTGGTCCGGCTCGAGGCGCTCGCCAAGCGCAAGCCCGACCAGCTCTCCGGCGGCCAGCGCCAGCGCGTGGCACTCGCCCGCGCGCTCGCCAAGCGGCCGAAGGTGCTGCTGCTCGACGAACCGCTCGGCGCGCTCGACAAGAAGCTGCGCGAGGCGACCCAGTTCGAGCTCATGGACCTGCAGGTCGAGCTCGGCATGACCTTCCTTATCGTGACGCACGACCAGGAGGAGGCCATGACGCTCGCCGATCGGATCGCGGTCATGGACCAGGGCCGGGTCGTGCAGGTCGACACGCCCGGCATGATCTACGAGGAGCCGAACACGCGCTACGTCGCGGATTTCGTCGGCGACATCAACATCTTTGACGGCAAGGTCGCCGGCATCGAGGGCGACTGGGTCCGGGTCGGGATCGAGGGTCGCGACCTGCCGCTGCTCGTGCGCAGTAACCGCGCCTGCACGGTCGGCCAAGCGGTCTCGATCGCGGTCAGGCCGGAGAAGACCCGCATCTCGCGGACCGAGCCGCTCGGCCAGCCGAACGTCATTCCGGCGACCGTCTGGGACATCGCCTATCTCGGCGACTGGACCGACTATGTGGCGCGCACCGCCGACAAGCGGCGGATCAAGGCCTCGACCGCCAATGTCACGCGCACCGTCGATACGCCGCTCACCTGGGAAGACCCGGTGTTCGTGTCCTTCGCGCCCGACGGCGCGGTACTGCTGACGGGTTGA
- a CDS encoding ABC transporter permease subunit: MAEPIPAAEPALAPEPTALSTNVPTRRPLGRLALIAVPYLWSIAFFAIPVLIVFKISLSSRATAVPPYEPLLDLSAGWEGLKAYVGALGFDNYATILGDPYYFDAYVSSLRIAAISTALLLAFGYPIAYAMAKAPRDARAILVMLVILPFWTSFLIRVYAWIGILKPEGLLNAALISLGVISEPIPILDTETAVYIGIVYSYLPFMVLPLYASLERLDGSLVEAALDLGCTPTGAFWRVTFPLSMPGVVAGSLLCFIPIVGEFVIPDLLGGTETFMIGRALWIEFFSNRDWPLASAVAVLLLLVLTIPIVWHQRRQTREIEEAGR, from the coding sequence ATGGCCGAGCCGATCCCCGCCGCCGAACCCGCGCTCGCGCCCGAGCCGACCGCCCTGTCGACCAACGTGCCGACCCGCCGGCCGCTCGGCCGGCTGGCGCTGATCGCGGTGCCGTATCTGTGGTCGATCGCGTTCTTCGCGATCCCCGTGCTGATCGTGTTCAAGATCTCGCTGTCGAGCCGGGCGACCGCGGTGCCGCCCTACGAGCCGCTGCTCGATCTCTCGGCCGGCTGGGAGGGCCTGAAGGCCTATGTCGGCGCCCTCGGCTTCGACAATTACGCGACGATCCTCGGCGATCCCTACTATTTCGACGCCTATGTGTCGTCGCTCCGGATCGCGGCGATCTCCACGGCGCTGCTGCTCGCCTTCGGCTACCCGATCGCCTACGCCATGGCCAAGGCGCCGCGCGACGCCCGCGCGATCCTGGTCATGCTGGTGATCCTGCCGTTCTGGACCTCGTTCCTGATCCGGGTCTACGCCTGGATCGGCATCCTGAAGCCCGAGGGCCTGCTCAATGCGGCGCTGATCTCGCTCGGGGTGATCTCCGAGCCGATCCCGATCCTCGACACCGAGACCGCGGTCTATATCGGCATCGTCTATTCCTACCTGCCGTTCATGGTGCTGCCGCTCTATGCCAGCCTCGAACGGCTCGACGGCAGCCTCGTCGAGGCCGCGCTCGATCTCGGCTGCACGCCGACGGGCGCGTTCTGGCGGGTGACCTTCCCGCTGTCGATGCCGGGCGTGGTCGCCGGTTCGCTGCTCTGCTTCATCCCGATCGTCGGCGAATTCGTGATCCCGGACCTGCTCGGCGGCACCGAGACCTTCATGATCGGCCGGGCGCTGTGGATCGAGTTCTTCTCGAACCGCGACTGGCCGCTCGCCTCGGCGGTCGCGGTGCTGCTGCTGCTCGTGCTGACCATACCGATCGTCTGGCACCAGCGGCGCCAGACGCGCGAGATCGAGGAGGCCGGACGATGA
- a CDS encoding ABC transporter permease, producing MKRLGAFNLVSLTFGLAFLYLPILLLVLFSFNDSRLVTVWGGFSLRWYRSLLEDEALQRAALVTIEVGVLSATLATVLGTLAAVVLTRLGAFRSRSVFTALTIAPLVIPEVILGLALLLLFAALDVERGFWTVTMAHTTLTMCYVAVVVQSRLITMDRSLEEAALDLGCPPVKTFLVVTLPIILPAVAAGWMLAFTLSMDDLVIASFTTGPGAATLPMRIYGQVRMGLSPQINAVSTILIAIVSIGVVVGSLVAKRGAIAKQT from the coding sequence ATGAAACGGCTCGGCGCCTTCAATCTGGTCTCGCTGACCTTCGGGCTCGCGTTCCTCTACCTGCCGATCCTGCTGCTCGTGCTGTTCTCGTTCAACGACAGCCGGTTGGTGACGGTGTGGGGCGGCTTCTCGCTGCGCTGGTATCGCTCGCTCCTGGAAGACGAGGCGCTGCAACGCGCGGCGCTGGTCACGATCGAGGTCGGCGTCCTGTCGGCGACGCTGGCGACCGTGCTCGGCACGCTGGCGGCCGTGGTGCTGACCCGGCTCGGCGCGTTCCGGAGCCGCAGCGTGTTCACGGCGCTGACCATCGCGCCGCTGGTGATCCCGGAAGTGATCCTCGGCCTCGCGCTGCTGCTGCTGTTCGCCGCGCTCGACGTCGAGCGCGGCTTCTGGACCGTGACCATGGCGCATACGACGCTGACCATGTGCTACGTGGCGGTGGTCGTGCAGTCGCGGCTGATCACGATGGACCGCTCGCTCGAAGAGGCGGCGCTCGATCTCGGCTGCCCGCCGGTGAAGACCTTCCTGGTCGTGACGCTGCCGATCATCCTGCCGGCCGTCGCGGCCGGCTGGATGCTCGCCTTCACGCTGTCGATGGACGATCTGGTGATCGCGAGCTTCACCACCGGGCCGGGCGCGGCGACGTTGCCGATGCGCATCTACGGCCAGGTGCGCATGGGCCTGTCGCCGCAGATCAACGCGGTGTCGACCATCCTGATCGCGATCGTCTCGATCGGCGTCGTGGTCGGCTCGCTGGTCGCCAAGCGCGGCGCGATCGCGAAGCAGACCTGA
- a CDS encoding ABC transporter substrate-binding protein, translating to MLVSQAVQPAVAGGTLRIGMTASDIPLTTGQTDNGGEGMRFLGYTAYDSLVEWDLTSADKPSVIIPGLATSWTVDPADKTKWTFKLRPGVKFHDGSDFTAETVVWNFEKILNKDAPQFDPRQSAQGRSRIPAVASYKAVDPLTLEIVTKTPDATLPYQIAWIMISSPAQWEKVGKNWDAFAKQPSGTGPWKITAFVPREKAEFAPFPDYWDKTRVPKLDKLVVVPLPEPNARVAALRSGQVDWIESPAPDAVASLKGAGFKIVTNAYPHNWTWHLSRVEGSPWNDIRVRKAANLAVDREGMKELLSGLMIPAQGFMPPGHQWFGHPTFKLTYDPEAAKKLLKEAGYGPDKPIETKILISPSGSGQMLPLPMNEFIQQNLAEVGIKVSFEVVEWNTLINIWRAGAKHESSKGATGMNYTYFIQDPFTGFIRHLQCNLAPPAGTNWGHYCDPEMDKLFDAVRNTFDPAEQTKILEKIHEKYVDEALFLMVTHDVNARAMSPKVKGFVQAQNWFQNFSSITMD from the coding sequence ATGCTCGTCTCCCAGGCCGTCCAGCCGGCCGTCGCCGGCGGCACCCTGCGCATCGGCATGACCGCCTCCGACATCCCGCTGACCACCGGCCAGACCGACAACGGCGGCGAGGGCATGCGCTTCCTCGGTTACACGGCCTATGACTCGCTGGTCGAATGGGATCTGACCAGCGCGGACAAGCCGTCGGTGATCATTCCGGGCCTGGCGACGTCCTGGACCGTCGATCCGGCCGACAAGACCAAGTGGACGTTCAAGCTGCGCCCCGGCGTCAAATTCCACGACGGCAGCGACTTCACGGCCGAGACCGTCGTCTGGAACTTCGAGAAGATCCTCAACAAGGATGCGCCGCAGTTCGATCCGCGCCAGTCGGCGCAGGGCCGCTCGCGCATCCCGGCGGTCGCCTCCTACAAGGCGGTCGACCCGCTGACGCTCGAGATCGTCACCAAGACGCCCGACGCCACCCTGCCCTACCAGATCGCCTGGATCATGATTTCCTCGCCGGCGCAGTGGGAGAAGGTCGGCAAGAACTGGGACGCCTTCGCCAAGCAGCCCTCGGGCACCGGCCCTTGGAAGATCACCGCCTTCGTGCCGCGCGAGAAGGCCGAATTCGCGCCGTTCCCGGACTACTGGGACAAGACCCGGGTGCCGAAGCTCGACAAGCTCGTCGTCGTGCCGCTGCCGGAGCCGAATGCGCGCGTCGCGGCGCTGCGCTCCGGTCAGGTCGACTGGATCGAGAGCCCGGCGCCGGATGCGGTCGCCTCGCTGAAGGGCGCCGGTTTCAAGATCGTCACCAACGCCTATCCGCATAACTGGACCTGGCACCTCAGCCGCGTCGAGGGCTCGCCCTGGAACGACATCCGGGTCCGCAAGGCCGCGAACCTGGCCGTCGATCGCGAGGGCATGAAGGAGCTCTTGAGCGGCCTGATGATCCCGGCGCAGGGCTTCATGCCGCCCGGCCACCAGTGGTTCGGCCATCCGACCTTCAAGCTGACCTATGATCCGGAGGCGGCCAAGAAGCTGCTCAAGGAAGCCGGTTACGGACCCGACAAGCCGATCGAGACCAAGATCCTGATCTCGCCCTCGGGCTCGGGCCAGATGCTGCCGCTGCCGATGAACGAGTTCATCCAGCAGAACCTCGCCGAGGTCGGCATCAAGGTCAGCTTCGAAGTCGTCGAGTGGAACACGCTGATCAACATCTGGCGCGCCGGTGCGAAGCACGAGAGCTCGAAGGGCGCGACCGGCATGAACTACACCTACTTCATCCAGGATCCGTTCACCGGCTTCATCCGGCACCTGCAGTGCAACCTGGCGCCGCCGGCCGGCACCAACTGGGGCCATTACTGCGATCCGGAGATGGACAAGCTGTTCGACGCGGTGCGCAACACCTTCGATCCGGCCGAGCAGACCAAGATCCTCGAGAAGATCCACGAGAAGTACGTCGATGAGGCGCTGTTCCTGATGGTGACCCACGACGTCAACGCCCGCGCCATGAGCCCGAAGGTCAAGGGCTTCGTGCAGGCGCAGAACTGGTTCCAGAACTTCTCGTCGATCACGATGGACTGA
- a CDS encoding ABC transporter permease: MLVYALKRLLAMIPVALGVSLVCFLLVHLAPGDPLSAVLPTDASQEMQQEMRKLYGFDKPLVVQYGIWLGRVLIGELGTSISTGRPVVAEVGKAVMNSIILAAAATAIGFFFGALFGFVAGYFRNSWIDKIASFLAVVGVSVPHYWLGMVLVICFSVWLNWLPATGGGPGGSSDARSLDWEYLKYLVLPAITMSVIPMGIIARTLKALVAEILNQEFVQGLAAKGLDDRGIFRHVVKNAAPTAFAVMGLQLGYLLGGSILIETVFAWPGTGFLLNSAIFQRDLPLLQGTILVLASFFVILNLIVDIAQAALDPRVKRS; the protein is encoded by the coding sequence ATGCTCGTCTATGCCCTGAAGCGGCTCCTCGCGATGATCCCGGTCGCGCTCGGGGTCAGCCTCGTCTGCTTCCTGCTCGTGCATCTGGCGCCCGGCGATCCGCTCTCCGCCGTGCTGCCGACCGACGCCTCTCAAGAGATGCAGCAGGAGATGCGCAAGCTCTACGGCTTCGACAAGCCGCTCGTGGTGCAATACGGCATCTGGCTCGGGCGCGTGCTGATCGGCGAACTCGGCACGTCGATCTCGACCGGCCGGCCCGTCGTCGCCGAGGTCGGCAAGGCGGTGATGAACTCGATCATCCTTGCCGCCGCCGCCACCGCGATCGGTTTCTTCTTCGGCGCGCTGTTCGGCTTCGTCGCCGGCTACTTCCGCAATTCCTGGATCGACAAGATCGCGAGCTTCCTTGCGGTCGTCGGCGTCAGCGTGCCGCACTACTGGCTCGGCATGGTGCTGGTGATCTGTTTCTCGGTGTGGCTCAACTGGCTGCCGGCGACCGGCGGCGGGCCGGGCGGCTCGTCGGACGCCCGCAGCCTCGACTGGGAGTATCTGAAGTATCTCGTGCTGCCGGCGATCACCATGTCGGTGATCCCGATGGGCATCATCGCGCGCACCCTCAAGGCGCTCGTCGCGGAGATCCTGAACCAGGAATTCGTCCAGGGTCTCGCCGCCAAGGGGCTCGATGATCGCGGCATCTTCCGCCACGTGGTCAAGAACGCCGCGCCGACCGCCTTCGCGGTCATGGGGCTGCAGCTCGGCTATCTGCTCGGCGGCTCGATCCTGATCGAGACCGTGTTCGCCTGGCCCGGCACCGGCTTCCTGCTCAATTCGGCGATCTTCCAGCGCGATCTGCCGCTGCTGCAGGGCACGATCCTCGTGCTCGCGAGCTTCTTCGTCATCCTGAACCTGATCGTGGACATCGCGCAGGCCGCGCTCGATCCGCGCGTGAAGAGGAGCTGA
- a CDS encoding ABC transporter permease, producing MASLTLSGSAPAVPVEAIRSPGYWRGVLTRLGRDKVAMVALAIVLAIVAIAILAPYLAPADPAKATMIRRLKPIGTPGYPLGADELGRDMLSRLIYGARLSLVMGVTPVPIAFVIGSILGITAGYAGGLVNQLIMRTIDVFFAFPSVLLAVALSGALGAGLGNALVSLTIVFVPPIARIAESVTTQVRSLDYVEAARTSGASAATIIRIHVVPNVIGPVFVYATGLISVSMILAAGLSFLGLGVRPPEAEWGLMLNTLRTAIYTQPAVAALPGIMIFITSISFNTLSDGLRAAMDVKA from the coding sequence ATGGCGTCGCTGACCCTCTCCGGTTCCGCCCCGGCCGTGCCGGTCGAAGCGATCCGCTCGCCGGGCTACTGGCGCGGCGTCCTCACCCGGCTCGGCCGCGACAAGGTCGCCATGGTGGCGCTCGCGATCGTCCTCGCCATCGTCGCGATCGCGATCCTGGCGCCCTATCTGGCGCCGGCCGATCCGGCCAAGGCGACGATGATCCGCCGGCTGAAGCCGATCGGCACGCCCGGCTACCCGCTCGGCGCCGACGAGCTCGGCCGCGACATGCTCTCGCGGCTGATCTACGGCGCGCGGCTGTCGCTGGTGATGGGCGTCACCCCGGTGCCGATCGCCTTCGTGATCGGCTCGATCCTCGGCATCACCGCCGGCTACGCCGGAGGGCTCGTCAATCAGCTGATCATGCGCACGATCGACGTGTTCTTCGCCTTCCCGTCGGTTCTGCTGGCGGTGGCGCTGTCCGGCGCGCTCGGCGCCGGGCTCGGCAATGCGCTCGTCTCGCTCACCATCGTGTTCGTGCCGCCGATCGCGCGCATCGCCGAGAGCGTCACCACCCAGGTGCGCTCGCTCGACTATGTCGAGGCCGCACGCACCTCGGGCGCCTCGGCCGCGACGATCATCCGCATCCATGTCGTGCCGAATGTGATCGGACCGGTGTTCGTCTACGCGACCGGGCTCATCTCGGTGTCGATGATCCTCGCGGCGGGCCTGTCGTTCCTCGGCCTCGGCGTCCGGCCGCCCGAGGCCGAATGGGGCCTGATGCTCAACACGTTGCGCACGGCGATCTACACCCAGCCGGCCGTCGCGGCGCTGCCTGGCATCATGATCTTCATCACCTCGATCTCGTTCAACACGCTGTCGGACGGGCTCCGCGCCGCCATGGATGTCAAGGCATGA
- a CDS encoding ABC transporter ATP-binding protein yields MTVSGLVKHFTIGRKLFGAPTVVRAVDGVDFDVLKGETLGIVGESGCGKSTTARLLMQLMPPDQGRIVFDGDELGGDLSSRDYLRQVQMVFQDSYASLNPRLTIEDSIAFGPRVHGVAPKAATARAHDLLARVGLEPRRFAGRFPHELSGGQRQRVNIARALAMEPRLVILDEAVSALDKSVEAQVLNLLLDLKAEFGLTYIFISHDLNVVRFMVDRLLVMYLGKVAEIGTRDAVFDAPQHPYTAALLASMPSMDPGHRVDRAPLSGDPPNPIDPPAGCRFHPRCALAEGVCSAVAPALAGPESQRAACLARQPASGHSMAPDFEGVAA; encoded by the coding sequence ATGACGGTCTCCGGCCTCGTCAAGCACTTCACGATCGGCCGCAAGCTGTTCGGCGCGCCGACGGTGGTCCGCGCGGTCGACGGCGTCGATTTCGACGTGCTCAAGGGCGAGACGCTCGGCATCGTCGGCGAGAGCGGTTGCGGCAAGTCGACGACGGCGCGGCTGCTCATGCAGCTGATGCCGCCGGACCAGGGCAGGATCGTCTTCGACGGCGACGAGCTTGGCGGCGATCTCTCGAGCCGCGACTATCTGCGCCAGGTGCAGATGGTGTTCCAGGACAGCTACGCCTCGCTCAATCCGCGGCTGACCATCGAGGACTCGATCGCTTTCGGACCGCGCGTCCATGGCGTCGCGCCGAAGGCCGCGACGGCGCGCGCCCACGACCTGCTCGCCCGCGTCGGGCTGGAACCGCGCCGCTTCGCCGGCCGGTTCCCGCACGAACTCTCCGGCGGCCAGCGCCAGCGCGTCAACATCGCGCGGGCGCTCGCCATGGAGCCGCGGCTGGTCATCCTCGACGAGGCCGTCTCGGCGCTCGACAAGTCGGTCGAGGCGCAGGTCTTGAACCTGCTGCTCGACCTGAAGGCCGAGTTCGGGCTGACCTACATCTTCATCTCGCACGACCTCAACGTCGTGCGCTTCATGGTCGATCGGCTGCTCGTCATGTATCTCGGCAAGGTCGCCGAGATCGGCACGCGCGACGCGGTGTTCGACGCTCCGCAGCACCCCTATACGGCAGCGCTGCTCGCCTCGATGCCGAGCATGGACCCTGGCCACCGGGTCGATCGCGCGCCGCTCTCCGGCGATCCGCCGAACCCGATCGATCCGCCGGCCGGCTGCCGCTTCCATCCGCGCTGCGCGCTCGCCGAAGGCGTCTGCTCGGCGGTCGCGCCGGCGCTTGCCGGCCCGGAGAGCCAGCGCGCCGCCTGCCTCGCCCGCCAGCCGGCATCGGGCCATTCCATGGCTCCCGATTTCGAGGGCGTCGCCGCATGA
- the dps gene encoding DNA starvation/stationary phase protection protein Dps has translation MDAMKTRNGLETNAKKVSIEVLNARLADGIDLALVIKQAHWNLKGPTFIAVHEMLDGFRAELDTHVDTIAERVAQLGGTALGTVQTVGKATSLAAYPTDIHAVDDHLDALIERFGAAADRVREAIDQTDEAGDAATADIFTAYQRSLDKSLWFLESHRQAA, from the coding sequence ATGGACGCCATGAAGACCAGGAACGGCCTCGAGACCAATGCCAAGAAGGTCTCGATCGAGGTGCTCAACGCCCGCCTCGCCGACGGGATCGACCTCGCGCTCGTCATCAAGCAGGCGCACTGGAACCTGAAGGGCCCGACCTTCATCGCCGTGCACGAGATGCTCGACGGCTTCCGCGCCGAGCTCGACACCCATGTCGACACGATCGCCGAGCGCGTCGCGCAGCTCGGCGGCACTGCGCTCGGCACCGTCCAGACGGTCGGCAAGGCGACCTCGCTCGCCGCCTATCCCACCGACATCCATGCGGTCGACGACCATCTCGACGCGCTGATCGAGCGGTTCGGCGCGGCGGCGGACCGGGTGCGCGAGGCGATCGACCAGACCGACGAGGCCGGCGACGCCGCGACCGCCGACATCTTTACCGCCTACCAGCGCTCGCTCGACAAGTCGCTGTGGTTTCTGGAATCGCACCGTCAGGCCGCCTGA